A genomic segment from Chanos chanos chromosome 2, fChaCha1.1, whole genome shotgun sequence encodes:
- the LOC115804766 gene encoding extracellular calcium-sensing receptor-like, producing the protein MQTMIFAIEEINKDSRLLFNVTLGYKIYDSCSTHFHALHTALALMAGDEEESVQAGCRSKVPVIIGDGSSTLSLVVARFLGVFHVPQVSYFSSCACLSNKLEFPAFLRTMPSDNFQFAALAQLVKHFGWTWVGVIAGDDAYGRGGAQIFIEEITKLGACVALFEIIPKNHAPGHIRKIIGKIATSKTRVVLVIALEQDAGSLFRQAIHQNLTGIQWLASEAWITAAVLSTPEFQPILQGSMGFAIRRANIPGLQSFLLRLHPSQACHDPFIHEFWEAMFGCSLQAESTNKGDKPPCSGLEELTSKKSIYSDVSQLRISYNVYKAVYAIAHALDAMLNCGEHNGLFVKRVCPDMRNIQPWQLLHYLKKVCFVNKFGEETKFDENGDPMAVYDLINWQLGKDGQIQYVTVGKFDETLRTKLEIEEKAIMWNGNQKQVPLSVCSDGCPPGTRRAIRPNFPFCCFDCILCAAGEISNQTDSIGCEKCLPEFWPNEWRNTCIPKQLEFLSYKDTMGIALLTVALLGSCITLAVVIIFVCKRHTAIVRANNSELSFLILSSLWLCFLCSLAFIGQPTAWSCQLRHTAFGIAFSLCISCILGKTMVVVIAFRTTLPGSTVMKWFGPLQQRAVIFLGTAVQVAICGTWLAVAPPTPRRLMTYESGSIILLCDVGSAVAFSLVLGYIGLLASLCFLLAFLARKLPDNFNEAKLITFSMLIFFAVWVTFVPAYVSSPGKYTVAVEIFAILASSYGLLLCIFAPKCYIILLKPEKNIRRHMMAKIHDGQLQRRNISMD; encoded by the exons ATGCAGACCATGATCTTTGCCATCGAAGAGATCAACAAAGATAGCCGCCTTCTGTTCAATGTTACCCTGGGCTATAAGATTTATGATTCCTGCAGCACTCATTTCCATGCACTGCACACAGCCTTGGCCCTCATGGCTGgggatgaagaggagagtgTGCAAGCTGGTTGCCGGAGCAAAGTTCCTGTCATCATTGGAGATGGAAGTTCCACGCTGTCACTTGTGGTGGCTCGCTTTCTTGGTGTCTTCCATGTGCCACAG GTGAGCTACTTTTCCAGCTGTGCTTGTTTGAGCAATAAACTTGAGTTCCCTGCATTCCTTAGGACTATGCCCAGTGATAACTTCCAGTTTGCTGCCCTGGCACAGCTGGTGAAACATTTTGGCTGGACCTGGGTGGGTGTGATTGCAGGGGATGATGCATACGGACGTGGTGGGGCGCAGATTTTTATTGAGGAAATAACAAAGCTTGGGGCTTGTGTAGCCCTCTTTGAGATTATCCCCAAAAATCATGCTCCAGGTCATATTAGGAAGATTATAGGGAAGATCGCCACGTCAAAGACACGGGTGGTTCTGGTGATTGCGCTGGAGCAGGATGCTGGGTCACTCTTCAGGCAGGCTATCCATCAAAACTTGACAGGAATTCAGTGGCTGGCTAGTGAGGCCTGGATTACAGCTGCTGTGCTCTCCACCCCAGAATTTCAGCCCATCCTGCAGGGCTCCATGGGCTTTGCCATCCGCAGAGCTAACATCCCAGGCCTGCAGTCCTTCCTACTCCGCCTACATCCATCTCAGGCCTGTCATGACCCCTTCATTCATGAGTTTTGGGAGGCAATGTTTGGATGCTCGTTGCAGGCAGAGAGTACCAACAAGGGGGATAAACCTCCCTGCTCTGGCTTGGAAGAGTTGACGAGCAAGAAAAGCATTTATTCTGATGTGTCTCAGCTGAGGATATCCTATAATGTTTATAAAGCAGTGTACGCCATTGCTCATGCATTGGATGCCATGCTGAACTGCGGAGAACACAATGGGCTTTTTGTTAAGAGAGTCTGCCCAGACATGAGGAACATCCAGCCATGGCAG CTGCTGCACTACTTGAAGAAGGTGTGCTTTGTAAATAAATTTGGCGAGGAGACTAAGTTCGATGAGAACGGGGACCCAATGGCCGTGTATGATCTGATTAACTGGCAGCTTGGTAAGGATGGACAAATTCAATATGTCACAGTGGGGAAGTTTGATGAAACCCTTAGGACCAAACTGGAGATTGAAGAAAAAGCCATCATGTGGAATGGCAACCAGAAACAG GTGcccctgtctgtgtgcagtgatgGCTGTCCTCCAGGGACAAGGAGGGCTATTCGGCCTAATTTCCCTTTCTGCTGTTTTGATTGCATTCTCTGTGCAGCTGGGGAAATTAGCAATCAGACAG ATTCCATAGGGTGTGAGAAATGCCTTCCTGAGTTTTGGCCCAATGAATGGCGAAACACATGTATCCCTAAGCAGCTGGAATTCCTCTCCTATAAGGATACCATGGGCATTGCATTACTGACTGTGGCCCTGCTAGGCTCCTGCATCACACTTGCAGTGGTGATCATCTTTGTCTGCAAACGCCACACAGCCATTGTACGGGCCAACAACTCAGAGCTGAGCTTCCTCATTCTTAGCTCTCTGTGGCTTTGCTTCCTGTGTTCACTAGCTTTCATCGGGCAGCCTACAGCCTGGTCCTGCCAACTGCGACACACTGCATTTGGCATCGCTTTCTCCCTCTGCATCTCATGCATTTTAGGAAAGACAATGGTAGTAGTCATAGCCTTCCGTACCACTCTGCCAGGCAGCACAGTGATGAAGTGGTTTGGTCCACTTCAGCAGCGTGCTGTCATCTTCCTTGGCACTGCTGTGCAAGTGGCCATCTGTGGGACATGGCTGGCTGTAGCACCACCCACCCCACGCCGGCTGATGACATATGAGAGTGGCAGCATCATCCTCCTATGTGATGTTGGCTCGGCAGTTGCCTTCTCGCTGGTGTTGGGCTACATTGGCCTGCTGGCCAGTTTATGCTTCCTTTTAGCCTTTCTGGCTCGGAAGCTTCCAGATAATTTCAATGAGGCCAAGCTCATCACCTTCAGCATGCTCATCTTCTTTGCTGTTTGGGTCACTTTCGTGCCGGCCTATGTCAGCTCACCGGGGAAGTACACAGTCGCCGTCGAAATCTTCGCCATCTTAGCATCGAGTTATGGGCTACTTCTATGTATCTTTGCTCCCAAATGTTACATCATCTTGCTGaaaccagagaaaaacattaggagACACATGATGGCCAAGATACATGATGGCCAACTACAGAGAAGAAATATTAGCATGGACTAG